A genomic window from Candidatus Denitrolinea symbiosum includes:
- a CDS encoding cytochrome b561, which yields MSKSAPARYSSLQVAFHWLTALLIFAAFIFGKYASFLPNDSSEIATLRIHMALGIAILLVIVLRFVTRLRSPRPAYASTGSAFLDGLGKFVHYALYVFIFLMAVSGLALSFQAGLAKIVFGGVGSLPADFFDFAARALHGFIAPALLLLILLHIGGAFYHQLILKDNLIARMSFKK from the coding sequence ATGTCGAAATCTGCCCCCGCCCGTTATAGTTCTCTGCAAGTCGCCTTTCACTGGCTGACCGCGCTCCTCATATTCGCCGCCTTCATTTTCGGAAAATATGCCAGTTTCCTGCCGAACGATTCAAGCGAGATCGCGACGCTTCGGATCCACATGGCTCTGGGTATCGCCATCCTTCTTGTGATCGTCCTGCGATTCGTCACGCGGCTGCGGTCTCCGCGTCCCGCCTACGCTTCGACGGGATCCGCCTTCCTCGACGGGCTCGGCAAGTTCGTGCATTACGCGCTGTATGTCTTCATCTTCCTCATGGCCGTGAGCGGACTCGCGCTCTCCTTCCAGGCGGGACTGGCGAAAATTGTTTTTGGCGGGGTCGGCTCGCTGCCCGCGGACTTTTTCGACTTCGCGGCGCGCGCCCTGCATGGTTTCATCGCGCCAGCGCTGCTCCTGCTCATCCTGCTCCACATCGGCGGGGCGTTCTATCATCAGTTGATTCTCAAAGATAACTTGATCGCGCGCATGTCGTTTAAAAAATAG
- a CDS encoding penicillin-binding protein, partial, which translates to MKKFLLPLLLLAALAAGWYYLFRDLPSVDSLSSRLAQPSVRITDRNGGLLYEFIPAEGGRHAALSFASIPQYMKDAAIAVEDRNFYANPGVDAAGILRALWINLRGGETLAGGSTITQQVARNLLLGEELGTRSPRRKIREMVLAWQMTRKLSKDEILALYLNQTYYGGMAYGVEAASQTFFGKPAAELTLPECALLAGLPQSPSRYNPFTDPEAARERQLVVLALMEKDGYISEQERTLAEEAALRYTETPYPIRAPHFVWMIKSQLDALEADGKINLAAQSGLIVRTTLDLRIQQIAEESVARQVKTLRDQSPEQNVNNAAVVVLDPRTGEMLALVGSADYFNEDIAGAVNMATSPRQPGSAFKPFLYAQALDPRGAARWTAATPLLDVTTTFPTHEETSYTPKNYDGLEHGLVPVRLALASSLNIPAVITLQKVGIANTIHFAERLGITSLGDPNQYDLSLALGGGQMSLLELTGAYAVLADKGVKTDHPDLLDIRDADGNLLYESFPTPPLQILDPRVVWLLSDILADDAARSLGFGRNSTLKIDRPAAVKTGTTTNFHDNWTIGYTPDLVVGVWVGNSDYKAMKDVTGLTGAAPIWHETIRKVLEGKPKTDFTRPEGLVQAEVCALSGLLPTPDCGHTRTEWFIAGTEPAQPDNLYKQVAVDALTGALADDSTPAERRQTRIVLDLPIAAQPWARAQNLPLLADIPSAGEADAQPQIALISPHPNSTYRLDPSFDASAQKLLIEAVAGTGIAQVTIWVDGAPLAVLSSPPYRAWWQLSPGEHRFWVTGVTVNGETVASEVIVATVSN; encoded by the coding sequence GTGAAAAAATTCCTGCTCCCCCTCCTCCTCCTGGCGGCCCTCGCGGCTGGCTGGTACTATCTCTTCCGCGACCTCCCCAGCGTGGACTCGCTCTCTTCGCGCCTCGCCCAGCCGAGCGTCAGAATCACCGACCGAAACGGCGGACTGCTCTACGAGTTCATCCCCGCCGAGGGCGGACGTCACGCCGCGCTTTCGTTCGCGTCCATCCCGCAGTACATGAAAGACGCGGCCATCGCCGTCGAAGACCGAAACTTCTACGCCAACCCTGGCGTGGACGCGGCGGGCATCCTGCGCGCGTTGTGGATCAACCTGCGGGGCGGCGAGACTTTGGCGGGCGGGAGCACCATCACGCAGCAGGTGGCAAGGAACCTCCTGCTCGGCGAAGAACTCGGCACGCGCTCGCCGCGTCGCAAGATCCGCGAGATGGTCCTGGCGTGGCAGATGACGCGCAAACTTTCCAAAGATGAGATTCTCGCGCTGTATCTCAATCAAACCTACTACGGCGGGATGGCGTACGGAGTCGAAGCCGCGTCCCAGACCTTCTTCGGCAAACCCGCCGCCGAACTGACCCTCCCCGAATGCGCGCTGCTCGCGGGCTTGCCGCAATCGCCGAGCCGCTACAACCCGTTCACCGACCCCGAAGCAGCGCGTGAACGCCAACTCGTCGTCCTCGCCTTGATGGAAAAGGACGGCTACATTTCAGAACAGGAGCGGACTCTCGCCGAGGAAGCGGCGCTCCGCTACACCGAAACACCCTATCCCATCCGCGCGCCGCACTTCGTCTGGATGATCAAATCGCAACTCGACGCGCTCGAAGCGGACGGCAAGATCAACCTCGCGGCGCAGTCGGGACTCATCGTCCGCACCACGCTCGATTTGCGAATCCAGCAGATTGCCGAGGAATCCGTCGCGCGTCAGGTCAAGACCCTGCGCGACCAGTCGCCCGAGCAGAACGTCAACAACGCCGCGGTCGTCGTCCTTGACCCGCGCACGGGCGAGATGCTCGCGCTGGTCGGCTCGGCGGATTATTTCAACGAGGACATTGCGGGCGCGGTCAACATGGCGACCTCCCCGCGCCAGCCTGGCTCCGCCTTCAAACCGTTCCTCTACGCCCAGGCCCTCGACCCGCGCGGCGCCGCGCGCTGGACGGCCGCCACGCCCCTGCTCGACGTGACCACCACCTTCCCCACCCACGAGGAGACCTCCTACACGCCCAAAAATTACGACGGCCTCGAACACGGACTCGTCCCCGTGCGGCTGGCGCTGGCGTCCTCGCTCAACATCCCCGCAGTGATCACCCTCCAAAAAGTCGGCATCGCGAACACGATCCACTTCGCCGAGCGGCTGGGCATCACGTCCCTCGGCGACCCGAATCAATACGACCTCTCGCTCGCCCTCGGCGGCGGACAAATGTCCCTGCTCGAATTGACGGGCGCGTACGCCGTCCTCGCGGACAAGGGCGTCAAGACGGACCATCCCGACCTGCTCGACATCCGCGACGCGGACGGGAACCTGCTCTACGAGTCCTTCCCGACGCCGCCGCTTCAAATCCTGGACCCGCGCGTGGTCTGGCTCCTCAGCGACATCCTCGCCGACGACGCCGCGCGCAGCCTCGGCTTCGGCCGCAACTCCACGCTGAAAATTGACCGTCCCGCCGCGGTCAAGACCGGCACCACCACCAACTTCCACGACAACTGGACGATCGGCTACACTCCCGATCTTGTCGTCGGCGTCTGGGTTGGCAACAGCGACTATAAAGCCATGAAAGACGTGACCGGCCTGACGGGGGCCGCGCCGATCTGGCACGAGACGATCCGCAAGGTTTTGGAGGGCAAACCCAAAACGGATTTCACCCGCCCCGAGGGACTCGTCCAGGCGGAGGTCTGCGCGCTCTCCGGCCTGCTCCCGACTCCCGACTGCGGCCACACGCGCACCGAATGGTTCATCGCCGGGACGGAGCCAGCCCAGCCCGACAACCTCTACAAGCAAGTCGCGGTCGACGCGCTGACGGGCGCGCTCGCCGACGATTCCACGCCCGCCGAGCGCCGCCAGACCAGGATCGTCCTCGACCTTCCGATCGCCGCGCAGCCCTGGGCGCGCGCGCAAAACCTGCCCCTGCTCGCGGACATCCCCTCCGCCGGGGAAGCCGACGCGCAGCCGCAGATCGCGCTCATCTCGCCGCATCCCAATTCCACGTACCGGCTCGACCCGTCCTTCGACGCCTCCGCGCAGAAATTACTCATTGAAGCCGTGGCCGGGACGGGAATCGCCCAGGTCACGATCTGGGTGGACGGCGCGCCGCTCGCCGTCCTTTCTTCGCCGCCCTACCGGGCCTGGTGGCAACTCTCCCCCGGTGAGCATCGCTTTTGGGTCACAGGCGTGACGGTTAACGGAGAGACCGTCGCCAGCGAAGTGATCGTGGCGACGGTCTCGAATTGA
- a CDS encoding regulatory subunit of cAMP-dependent protein kinase, with protein MLLKRLQNFAFLRGLHETALVRLADASSWKVYPPHAVVFWEGSVESNLFYLQYGSLKALKSSPDGRKQVLKFIKAGEIFNEVGVLAKRASPATAVTLEESGVWLIPRHALEEILLAHPQSAIQIIENMADQVISLVTLAADLSLKTVETRFVELLLEQADEGGAIERGRWTSQAELAARLGTVPDVLSRVVRELTKAGLIEMDRQRIQILDQAGLAERATIHGEESRA; from the coding sequence ATGCTCCTTAAGCGCCTCCAGAATTTTGCTTTCCTGCGCGGCCTTCACGAGACGGCGCTTGTCCGCCTGGCGGACGCCTCCTCGTGGAAGGTGTATCCGCCTCATGCGGTGGTGTTTTGGGAGGGCAGCGTCGAATCGAATTTGTTCTATTTGCAATATGGGTCGTTGAAAGCGCTGAAGTCTTCGCCCGACGGACGCAAACAGGTGTTGAAGTTCATCAAGGCGGGCGAGATTTTCAACGAAGTGGGCGTGTTGGCAAAGCGGGCCAGCCCCGCCACTGCGGTTACGCTCGAGGAGTCGGGCGTCTGGTTGATTCCGCGTCACGCGCTGGAGGAGATTCTCCTGGCGCATCCGCAAAGCGCCATACAGATTATCGAGAATATGGCCGACCAGGTCATCAGTCTCGTGACTCTTGCCGCGGACTTATCGCTGAAAACCGTTGAGACGCGCTTCGTCGAACTCCTGCTGGAGCAGGCCGACGAGGGGGGCGCGATCGAGCGCGGCCGCTGGACAAGCCAGGCCGAGTTGGCCGCCCGCCTCGGCACTGTCCCCGACGTGTTGAGCCGCGTCGTCCGTGAATTGACGAAGGCGGGACTTATCGAAATGGACAGGCAGCGCATCCAAATCCTGGACCAGGCGGGGCTGGCGGAGAGAGCGACGATTCATGGTGAGGAATCCCGCGCGTAA